The following coding sequences are from one Luteimonas sp. S4-F44 window:
- the mtnC gene encoding acireductone synthase, translated as MILTDIEGTTSSISFVKDVLFPYARRALPGFVAAHGQDPEVRRWLDAVATEHGAMCDDAMIVETLQGWIDEDRKHTALKALQGKIWEAGYREADFTAHIYPDAAQALRRWHAAGERLAVYSSGSVPAQKLFFGHSDAGDLTGLVSAWFDTEVGGKREAASYTRIADALHEAPAAIVFLSDVVAELDAAREAGLRTVLVDRLDDYPEPRDAAAANGHRRVTSFDAIDPAA; from the coding sequence ATGATCCTCACCGACATCGAAGGCACCACCAGCAGCATCTCGTTCGTCAAGGATGTCCTTTTCCCCTATGCCCGCCGCGCCCTGCCCGGCTTCGTCGCCGCACATGGTCAAGATCCCGAGGTCCGGCGCTGGCTGGATGCGGTGGCGACCGAACACGGCGCGATGTGCGATGACGCGATGATCGTCGAGACGCTGCAAGGCTGGATCGACGAGGATCGCAAGCACACCGCACTCAAGGCCTTGCAAGGCAAGATCTGGGAAGCAGGCTACCGCGAGGCCGACTTCACCGCGCACATCTACCCCGACGCGGCGCAGGCCCTGCGCCGCTGGCATGCGGCCGGCGAACGCCTGGCGGTGTACTCGTCGGGCTCGGTGCCGGCGCAGAAGCTGTTCTTCGGCCACAGCGATGCCGGCGACCTCACCGGCCTGGTCTCGGCCTGGTTCGACACCGAGGTCGGCGGCAAGCGCGAAGCGGCGAGCTACACGCGCATTGCCGACGCGTTGCACGAGGCACCGGCGGCGATCGTGTTCCTGTCCGATGTCGTGGCCGAGCTCGACGCCGCACGCGAGGCCGGCCTGCGCACGGTGCTGGTCGACCGCCTCGACGATTACCCCGAACCGCGCGATGCCGCCGCCGCGAACGGCCACCGCCGCGTGACGTCGTTCGACGCGATCGATCCGGCGGCCTGA
- a CDS encoding AraC family transcriptional regulator, with translation MDTPSSAAIGVSRLAGRYSAVSRPNTPIASENTAIQAGEVGTASSGPASARGSQLQLLISHFSWGIGSARSLGTGFWMIYDAQSRIFDQNPSMSTQDPFALSSELISELLTGIRLRGVQYRRIQAMAPFGLDFVASPGHAYFHFLAVGSAALRTADGGLHPLSAGNAVFLPQGSRHQLLSGPDVATQDIGSLDAIPLGEAVGAVVACSGTGTGTGSDTGSGTVLFHGCMQFDLGGMQGLGRLMPEVMRVDATGQRYPDLMPILAAMQREVCAARIGFSGILARLADAVAAMIVRGWVECGCDNASGLVAALRDPRLARAILALHRQPGRDWTVADLAAQCHTSRSVFAERFQATLGTPPLRYATELRMRLANQWLVEDRLPIETVAQRLGYTSQAAFSRAFKRVIGQPPGASRNGGVHAVA, from the coding sequence TTGGATACGCCCAGTTCGGCGGCCATCGGCGTCAGCAGACTGGCCGGCAGGTACTCGGCCGTCAGCAGACCGAATACCCCCATCGCAAGCGAGAACACCGCCATCCAGGCCGGCGAGGTCGGGACCGCGTCCTCCGGGCCGGCGTCGGCCAGGGGCTCGCAACTGCAACTGCTCATTTCGCACTTTTCCTGGGGAATCGGGTCAGCGCGCAGTCTAGGGACGGGGTTCTGGATGATCTATGATGCTCAGTCTCGAATCTTTGATCAAAACCCCAGCATGTCGACGCAGGATCCATTCGCGCTTTCGTCCGAACTGATCAGCGAACTACTGACCGGGATACGGCTGCGGGGGGTGCAGTACCGCCGCATCCAGGCGATGGCGCCGTTCGGTCTGGATTTCGTCGCCAGCCCCGGGCATGCCTACTTTCATTTCCTGGCCGTCGGCTCGGCCGCGCTGCGCACCGCGGACGGCGGACTGCATCCGCTGTCTGCCGGCAATGCCGTGTTTCTGCCCCAGGGCAGCCGCCACCAGTTGCTGTCCGGTCCCGACGTTGCGACGCAGGACATCGGCAGTCTCGATGCCATTCCGCTCGGCGAGGCGGTTGGTGCGGTGGTCGCTTGTTCCGGCACTGGCACCGGCACCGGGTCCGACACCGGGTCCGGCACCGTCCTGTTCCACGGCTGCATGCAGTTCGATCTGGGGGGCATGCAGGGACTGGGACGGCTGATGCCCGAGGTCATGCGGGTCGACGCCACAGGCCAACGTTACCCCGACCTCATGCCCATCTTGGCGGCCATGCAGCGCGAGGTCTGCGCTGCGCGCATCGGCTTTTCAGGCATTCTCGCGCGGCTGGCCGACGCAGTGGCGGCGATGATCGTGCGGGGGTGGGTGGAATGCGGCTGCGACAACGCGTCGGGCCTGGTGGCCGCGTTGCGCGATCCCCGGCTGGCGCGCGCGATTTTGGCCCTGCATCGCCAGCCGGGGCGCGACTGGACCGTGGCCGATCTGGCGGCGCAATGCCACACCTCGCGTTCGGTGTTCGCCGAGCGTTTCCAGGCCACGCTCGGCACGCCGCCGCTGCGCTATGCCACCGAACTGCGGATGCGCCTGGCCAACCAGTGGCTGGTCGAGGATAGGCTGCCGATCGAGACCGTGGCGCAGCGTCTGGGGTATACGTCGCAGGCGGCTTTCAGCCGGGCGTTCAAGCGCGTCATCGGCCAGCCACCCGGCGCCAGTCGCAATGGCGGCGTCCACGCAGTCGCGTGA
- a CDS encoding MFS transporter, whose product MGVFGLLTAEYLPASLLTPMAAELGVSKALAGQAVTVTAVVALFSGLLVPGLTRGIDRRRVLLCFSMLMIASNLLVAVSSNLTVLLLMRILLGIALGGFWSMAAAVAMRLVPASLLPRALSIIFSGIAVGTVVAVPLGSYLSGQYGWRTAFVAAAVVGVATLMFQWFTLPPLAPHRPARLRTVLEVLLRPGIAVGMLGCVLVHTGHFALFTYVRPFLEGSTGVGANGLALILLGFGAANFAGTLLAGRLLARRPRATLVAMPALIGIAALALVLLPASLAGQTVLVAIWGVAFGGVPVAWSNWVTRAVPDQAESAGGMVVASVQSAIAAGAATGGAIFGLGGANAVFVAGGALMLLAAAFIALRVRVDAVAPGMDARAPMHL is encoded by the coding sequence ATGGGGGTATTCGGTCTGCTGACGGCCGAGTACCTGCCGGCCAGTCTGCTGACGCCGATGGCCGCCGAACTGGGCGTATCCAAGGCACTGGCTGGGCAGGCGGTGACAGTGACGGCGGTGGTGGCGCTGTTCTCCGGACTGCTGGTGCCGGGCCTGACGCGCGGCATCGATCGTCGGCGGGTCCTGTTGTGCTTTTCGATGCTGATGATCGCCTCCAACCTCCTGGTGGCGGTTTCGTCGAATCTCACGGTCCTGTTGCTGATGCGCATCCTGCTGGGCATCGCGCTGGGCGGCTTCTGGAGCATGGCGGCAGCGGTGGCGATGCGCCTGGTCCCGGCATCGCTGCTGCCCCGCGCGTTGTCGATCATCTTCAGCGGCATCGCCGTGGGGACCGTCGTCGCGGTGCCGCTGGGCAGTTACCTGAGCGGCCAGTACGGCTGGCGCACCGCCTTCGTGGCGGCCGCCGTGGTCGGCGTGGCGACCTTGATGTTCCAGTGGTTCACATTGCCGCCTTTGGCGCCGCACAGGCCCGCGCGGCTACGCACGGTGCTCGAGGTGCTGCTGCGGCCGGGCATCGCGGTAGGGATGCTGGGATGCGTGTTGGTGCATACCGGCCATTTCGCGCTGTTCACCTACGTCCGGCCATTCCTCGAAGGCAGCACCGGTGTCGGCGCGAACGGACTGGCGTTGATACTGCTGGGGTTCGGCGCGGCCAACTTCGCGGGCACTCTGCTCGCCGGACGACTGCTGGCACGACGCCCGCGCGCGACGTTGGTGGCGATGCCGGCGCTGATCGGCATCGCGGCCCTGGCCCTGGTCCTGCTGCCGGCCTCGCTCGCCGGACAGACAGTGCTGGTGGCCATCTGGGGCGTGGCGTTCGGCGGCGTACCGGTGGCCTGGTCGAACTGGGTGACGCGCGCGGTGCCCGACCAGGCGGAAAGCGCGGGCGGCATGGTCGTGGCCTCGGTGCAATCGGCGATCGCAGCGGGCGCGGCAACGGGCGGCGCGATCTTCGGCCTGGGCGGCGCCAACGCCGTGTTCGTCGCCGGAGGCGCGCTGATGCTCCTCGCCGCAGCGTTCATTGCGCTGCGGGTACGGGTGGACGCCGTCGCACCCGGCATGGACGCCCGAGCGCCGATGCATCTGTGA
- a CDS encoding copper chaperone PCu(A)C: MRHSRFGLLAVGLTALALAACQPSSPDAAAPAAATDAPQVAVSDPWIRETPPNAAVAGGYLTLRSAADDRLVSVESAAAAAVEIHEMRHDGGMMRMRELPDGVPLAAGTDVELRPGGYHLMFIDPVEPLRAGATVEATLHFEHAPTQQVRFEVRPLAGEVEAGTHGGH; encoded by the coding sequence ATGCGCCATTCCCGTTTCGGTCTTCTTGCCGTCGGCCTGACCGCCCTGGCCCTGGCCGCCTGCCAGCCTTCGTCGCCCGATGCCGCCGCGCCGGCGGCCGCGACAGATGCCCCCCAGGTCGCGGTGTCCGACCCCTGGATCCGCGAGACCCCGCCCAATGCGGCCGTGGCCGGTGGCTATCTGACCCTGCGCAGCGCCGCCGACGACCGGCTGGTGTCGGTGGAGAGCGCCGCCGCCGCTGCGGTGGAGATCCATGAGATGCGCCACGACGGCGGCATGATGCGCATGCGCGAACTGCCCGACGGCGTCCCGCTGGCCGCCGGCACGGACGTCGAGCTGCGCCCCGGTGGCTACCACCTGATGTTCATCGACCCGGTCGAGCCGCTGCGCGCCGGCGCCACGGTCGAGGCGACGCTGCACTTCGAGCACGCACCTACGCAGCAGGTTCGCTTCGAGGTCCGCCCGCTGGCCGGCGAAGTAGAGGCCGGCACGCACGGCGGTCACTGA
- the xseA gene encoding exodeoxyribonuclease VII large subunit, with product MHDSARDVLTPSQLNTLARGLLEDSFPQVAVEGELCNVSRPASGHMYFTLKDARAQVRCALFRQKSQWLRFVPRDGMLVRARGRVTLYEARGDYQLILDTLEEAGEGALRRAFDALKARLQAEGLFEAERKRPLPVFPRRLGVITSPSGAAVRDVLSVLARRFPLLDVEVLPTLVQGVDAPAQLLRTLQRAGESGRYDVLLLTRGGGSLEDLWAFNDEALARAVAASPVPVVSAVGHETDFSLTDFAADLRAPTPSAAAELLTPDRADLLGRVRQLQRQIDTVQLRTLQTCAQRLDRAALRLQATRPQARLDALRQRQDAALRRLQAAHRQQLQQRQTRLQHAGAVLRAASPQRRLAQLHQRLDALQARPQAAVARRLQRDALHLRGLVRSLEAVSPLATIARGYSILQHDDGRIVRSTADAAPGDRLDARVGDGTLRVEVQ from the coding sequence ATGCACGATTCCGCACGCGATGTCCTGACCCCGAGCCAGCTCAACACCCTCGCCCGCGGGCTGCTGGAGGACAGCTTTCCCCAGGTCGCGGTCGAGGGCGAGTTGTGCAACGTCTCGCGCCCGGCGTCGGGACACATGTACTTCACGCTCAAAGACGCGCGCGCCCAGGTGCGCTGCGCGCTGTTCCGGCAGAAGAGCCAGTGGCTGCGCTTCGTGCCGCGCGACGGCATGCTGGTGCGCGCGCGCGGCCGGGTGACGCTGTACGAGGCGCGCGGCGACTACCAGTTGATCCTCGACACGCTCGAGGAGGCCGGCGAAGGCGCGCTGCGCCGGGCGTTCGATGCGCTCAAGGCCCGCCTGCAGGCCGAAGGCCTGTTCGAGGCCGAGCGCAAGCGTCCGCTGCCGGTGTTTCCGCGGCGGTTGGGCGTGATCACCTCGCCCTCCGGCGCGGCGGTCCGCGACGTGCTCAGCGTGCTGGCGCGCCGGTTTCCGCTGCTCGACGTCGAGGTGCTGCCGACGCTGGTCCAGGGCGTCGATGCGCCGGCGCAGCTGCTGCGCACGCTGCAGCGCGCCGGCGAGAGCGGACGCTACGACGTGCTGCTGCTGACCCGCGGCGGCGGTTCACTCGAGGACCTCTGGGCGTTCAATGACGAGGCGCTGGCGCGCGCGGTGGCGGCCTCGCCGGTGCCGGTGGTCTCGGCCGTCGGCCACGAGACCGACTTCAGCCTGACCGACTTCGCGGCCGATCTGCGCGCGCCGACCCCGTCGGCCGCGGCCGAGCTGCTGACACCGGACCGCGCCGACCTGCTCGGACGCGTGCGCCAGCTGCAGCGTCAGATCGATACCGTGCAACTGCGCACGCTGCAGACCTGTGCCCAGCGGCTCGACCGCGCGGCGCTGCGCCTGCAGGCGACCCGGCCACAGGCGCGGCTCGACGCCCTGCGCCAGCGACAGGACGCGGCGCTGCGCAGGTTGCAGGCCGCCCATCGGCAGCAACTGCAACAACGCCAGACGCGGCTCCAGCATGCCGGCGCGGTGCTGCGCGCGGCCTCGCCGCAGCGCCGACTCGCCCAGCTGCACCAACGCCTCGATGCGCTGCAGGCGAGGCCCCAGGCCGCGGTGGCGCGGCGACTGCAGCGCGACGCGCTGCATCTGCGCGGGCTGGTGCGTTCGCTCGAAGCGGTGAGTCCGCTGGCCACGATCGCCCGCGGCTACAGCATCCTGCAGCACGACGACGGCCGCATCGTGCGCAGCACCGCGGACGCCGCGCCCGGCGACCGGCTCGATGCGCGTGTCGGCGATGGCACGCTGCGGGTCGAGGTGCAGTAG
- a CDS encoding acetolactate synthase large subunit → MTKASDLFVSALEAEGVTHVFGIPGEENLDLLESLRASSIELVLTRHEQAAGFMAATWGRLTGQAGVCLSTLGPGATNLVTPAAYAQLGAMPMLMITGQKPIRTSKQGHFQIVDVVDMMRPLTKSTHQLVSADAIPARVRDAFQRAMEERPGATHLELPQDIAGDDTDARLLPAPYTRRPLAEHKAIAHAAEAIRNARHPLLMIGAGANRKTTAKMLRAFVDRLGIPFFSTQMGKGVLDETHPLWLGTAALSDHDFVHRAIDAADCIVNIGHDVIEKPPFFMHRGRRTVIHVNYESAVVDQVYFPQIEVVGDIANTVWQLAEALDAPQPHWDFTFFDRVRTALCRNIAELAADDRFPVHVPHLVKTLRDAIDPHDIVCLDNGLYKLWFARNDRCRAPNTLLLDNALATMGAGLPSAIAARLVHGDRKIVAVCGDGGFMMNSQELETAVRLALDLVVIVLRDDAYGMIKWKQRHEDYPVYGMDYGNPDFVHYARSYGARGHRPASAAAFAHDLRTALDTPGVDLIDLAIDYRDDDALLNTEIPARSAAID, encoded by the coding sequence ATGACCAAGGCCTCCGACCTGTTCGTCTCGGCCCTGGAGGCCGAAGGCGTGACCCATGTCTTCGGCATTCCGGGCGAGGAGAACCTCGACCTGCTCGAATCGCTGCGCGCGTCGTCCATCGAACTGGTGCTCACCCGCCACGAGCAGGCCGCCGGCTTCATGGCCGCGACCTGGGGGCGGCTGACCGGGCAGGCCGGGGTCTGCCTGTCGACGCTGGGCCCCGGCGCGACCAACCTCGTCACGCCGGCCGCCTACGCCCAGTTGGGCGCGATGCCGATGTTGATGATCACCGGCCAGAAACCCATCCGCACCAGCAAGCAGGGGCATTTCCAGATCGTCGACGTGGTCGACATGATGCGGCCATTGACCAAGTCGACCCACCAACTGGTCTCCGCCGACGCCATCCCCGCGCGCGTGCGCGACGCGTTCCAGCGTGCGATGGAGGAACGTCCCGGCGCCACCCATCTCGAACTGCCGCAGGACATCGCCGGCGACGACACCGATGCGCGCCTGTTGCCCGCCCCCTACACGCGCCGACCGCTGGCCGAGCACAAGGCGATCGCGCATGCCGCGGAGGCGATTCGCAACGCCCGGCATCCGCTGCTGATGATCGGCGCCGGCGCCAACCGCAAGACCACCGCCAAGATGCTGCGGGCCTTCGTCGATCGGCTCGGCATCCCGTTCTTCAGCACCCAGATGGGCAAGGGCGTGCTGGACGAGACGCACCCGCTGTGGCTCGGCACGGCTGCGCTGTCGGATCACGATTTCGTGCACCGCGCGATCGATGCTGCCGACTGCATCGTCAACATAGGCCATGATGTCATCGAGAAACCGCCGTTCTTCATGCACCGCGGCCGGCGCACGGTGATCCACGTCAACTACGAAAGCGCCGTCGTCGATCAGGTGTACTTCCCGCAGATCGAGGTCGTCGGCGACATCGCCAACACGGTCTGGCAGCTGGCCGAGGCGCTGGATGCGCCGCAGCCACATTGGGACTTCACATTCTTCGATCGCGTGCGGACCGCGCTGTGCCGGAACATCGCCGAACTCGCCGCCGACGACCGTTTCCCCGTACACGTCCCGCACCTGGTCAAGACGCTGCGCGATGCGATCGACCCGCACGACATCGTCTGTCTCGACAACGGCCTCTACAAGCTGTGGTTCGCGCGCAACGACCGTTGTCGCGCGCCCAACACCCTGCTGCTGGACAACGCGCTGGCGACAATGGGCGCCGGCTTGCCCTCGGCGATTGCGGCCAGATTGGTACACGGCGACCGGAAGATCGTCGCCGTCTGCGGCGACGGCGGTTTCATGATGAATTCGCAGGAGCTCGAAACCGCGGTGCGCCTGGCGCTCGACCTGGTCGTCATCGTGCTGCGCGACGATGCCTACGGCATGATCAAGTGGAAACAGCGGCACGAGGATTATCCGGTGTACGGCATGGACTACGGCAATCCCGACTTCGTGCATTACGCGCGCAGCTACGGCGCGCGCGGCCACCGCCCCGCCAGCGCAGCCGCCTTCGCGCATGACCTGCGCACGGCGTTGGACACGCCGGGCGTGGATCTGATCGATCTGGCGATCGACTATCGCGACGACGACGCCCTGCTCAACACCGAGATTCCCGCGCGAAGCGCTGCGATCGACTGA
- a CDS encoding aldehyde dehydrogenase family protein, with protein MAKHKTAPKTDGLARHYPYYLANVAVAANTDLEVRDKYSGAVATRVAMGDATAIRKAIVAAHKAREAMAAFAPDQRRDVLEHCVRRFEERAEELALALCIEAGKPIKDARGEVTRLIDTFRIAAGEATRLDGEVVELQISPRTRGYRGMVKRVPVGVCSFITPFNFPLNLVAHKVAPAIAAGCPFVLKPAAKTPVGALIIGEILAETDLPKGAFSVIPCSNEDAAALTEDARIALLSFTGGLVGWDLKARAGKKKVVLELGGNAACIVDEDPGASLDHVVERLVFGAYYQSGQSCIGVQRIYAHRAIHDALRRKLKKAVGALRMGDPRDEATFIGPVIDADAADRIQSWIEAARKGGAKVIAGGKREGNLIPATLLEKVPRDADLQRKEVFGPVALLEPVDNFDEAIRRVNDSDFGLQAGVFTGNLAHAMRAWDRIEAGGVIVGDVPSFRVDNMPYGGIKDSGIGREGVRYAIRDMCEDRLLVIRDPV; from the coding sequence ATGGCCAAGCACAAGACCGCCCCCAAGACCGACGGGCTCGCCCGCCACTATCCCTACTACCTCGCCAATGTCGCGGTCGCCGCCAACACCGACCTCGAAGTCCGCGACAAGTACAGCGGCGCCGTCGCCACGCGCGTGGCGATGGGCGATGCCACCGCGATCCGCAAGGCGATCGTCGCCGCGCACAAGGCGCGCGAGGCGATGGCCGCCTTCGCACCCGACCAGCGCCGCGATGTACTCGAACACTGCGTGCGCCGATTCGAAGAGCGCGCCGAGGAGCTTGCGCTGGCGCTGTGCATCGAGGCCGGCAAGCCGATCAAGGACGCGCGCGGCGAAGTGACGCGCCTGATCGATACCTTCCGCATCGCCGCCGGCGAGGCGACCCGGCTAGATGGCGAGGTCGTCGAGTTGCAGATCTCGCCGCGCACCCGCGGCTATCGCGGCATGGTCAAGCGCGTGCCGGTGGGCGTGTGCAGCTTTATCACCCCGTTCAACTTCCCGTTGAACCTGGTCGCGCACAAGGTCGCGCCGGCGATCGCGGCCGGCTGCCCGTTCGTGCTCAAGCCCGCGGCCAAGACCCCGGTCGGCGCGCTGATCATCGGCGAGATCCTGGCCGAGACCGACCTGCCCAAGGGCGCGTTCTCGGTGATCCCCTGCAGCAACGAGGACGCCGCCGCGCTGACCGAGGATGCGCGCATCGCGCTGCTGAGCTTCACCGGCGGCCTGGTCGGCTGGGACCTGAAGGCACGCGCGGGCAAGAAAAAGGTCGTGCTGGAACTGGGCGGCAACGCCGCCTGCATCGTCGACGAGGACCCGGGCGCGAGTCTGGACCATGTGGTCGAGCGGCTGGTGTTCGGCGCCTACTACCAGTCCGGGCAGAGCTGCATCGGCGTCCAGCGCATCTATGCGCACCGCGCGATCCACGACGCGCTGCGACGCAAGCTCAAGAAGGCCGTTGGCGCACTGCGCATGGGCGATCCGCGCGACGAGGCCACGTTCATCGGTCCGGTGATCGACGCCGATGCGGCCGACCGCATCCAATCGTGGATCGAGGCCGCGCGCAAGGGCGGTGCCAAGGTCATCGCCGGCGGCAAGCGCGAGGGCAACCTGATCCCGGCCACGCTGCTGGAGAAGGTACCGCGCGATGCCGACCTGCAACGCAAGGAAGTGTTCGGCCCGGTCGCGCTGCTCGAACCGGTGGACAATTTCGACGAGGCGATCAGACGCGTGAACGACAGCGATTTCGGCCTGCAGGCCGGTGTGTTCACCGGCAACCTCGCCCACGCGATGCGCGCCTGGGACCGGATCGAAGCCGGCGGCGTGATCGTCGGCGACGTCCCGAGCTTCCGCGTCGACAACATGCCCTACGGCGGCATCAAGGACTCGGGTATCGGCCGCGAAGGCGTGCGCTACGCGATCCGCGACATGTGCGAGGACCGGCTGCTGGTGATCCGCGACCCCGTCTGA
- the hisIE gene encoding bifunctional phosphoribosyl-AMP cyclohydrolase/phosphoribosyl-ATP diphosphatase HisIE, whose protein sequence is MTDLPFDPAALDWTKGDGLLPAIVQDADTLRVLMLGYMDRDALDATRQLGQVTFFSRSKGRLWTKGEQSGHVLELVAIDADCDADTLLVLARPQGPTCHLQRPSCFPSAPGGVLAELDALVAQRARERPDGSYTTRLFDGGIRRIAQKVGEEGVETALAAVAQGDDELLGEGADLLYHLLVLLRARGLSLRDVERVLAARGG, encoded by the coding sequence ATGACCGACCTTCCTTTCGACCCGGCGGCACTGGACTGGACCAAAGGGGACGGCCTGTTGCCGGCGATCGTCCAGGACGCCGACACGCTGCGCGTGCTGATGCTCGGCTACATGGACCGTGACGCGCTCGATGCCACGCGCCAGCTGGGCCAGGTGACGTTCTTCAGCCGCAGCAAGGGGCGGCTGTGGACCAAGGGCGAGCAGTCGGGCCATGTGCTCGAACTGGTCGCCATCGATGCCGACTGCGACGCCGACACGCTGCTGGTGCTGGCCAGGCCGCAGGGCCCGACCTGCCACCTGCAGCGACCCAGCTGTTTCCCGTCCGCCCCCGGCGGCGTGCTCGCCGAGCTGGATGCACTGGTCGCGCAGCGCGCACGCGAGCGGCCGGACGGCAGCTACACGACGCGGCTGTTCGACGGCGGCATCCGCCGGATCGCACAGAAGGTCGGCGAGGAAGGCGTGGAGACCGCGCTCGCGGCGGTCGCGCAAGGCGACGACGAACTGCTGGGCGAGGGGGCCGACCTGCTGTATCACCTGCTGGTGTTGCTGCGCGCGCGCGGACTGTCGCTGCGCGATGTCGAACGCGTACTGGCGGCGCGCGGCGGCTAG
- the hisF gene encoding imidazole glycerol phosphate synthase subunit HisF produces the protein MLSRRIIPCLDVREGRVVKGVRFRDHVDMGDIAELALRYRDAGADELVFYDISASPEGRSVDRGWVERVSRLIDIPFCVAGGIRDVDTARAVLHAGADKISINTPALERPALIAELADAFGVQCVVVGIDSIREADGQWRVRSHTGDPDRTRALAVRTLDWIVEAQRLGAGEIVLNCMDNDGVRRGYDIAQLRQARALCEVPLVASGGAGETAHFIDAFVQADVDGTLAASVFHSGRIAIPELKRELRTAGVAVRDV, from the coding sequence ATGCTGAGCCGGCGGATCATTCCGTGCCTGGATGTGCGCGAGGGCCGCGTGGTCAAAGGCGTGCGCTTCCGCGATCACGTCGACATGGGCGACATCGCCGAGCTGGCGCTGCGCTATCGCGATGCCGGCGCCGACGAACTGGTGTTCTACGACATTTCCGCCAGTCCAGAGGGCCGTTCAGTCGACCGTGGCTGGGTTGAGCGGGTGTCGCGGCTGATCGACATTCCGTTCTGCGTTGCCGGCGGCATCCGCGATGTCGACACCGCGCGTGCGGTGCTGCATGCCGGCGCCGACAAGATCTCGATCAACACCCCGGCGCTTGAGCGCCCGGCACTGATCGCCGAACTGGCGGACGCCTTCGGTGTGCAGTGCGTGGTCGTGGGCATCGATTCGATCCGCGAAGCGGACGGGCAATGGCGGGTGCGCAGCCACACCGGCGATCCGGACCGCACCCGCGCGCTGGCGGTGCGCACTCTGGACTGGATCGTCGAGGCGCAGCGGCTGGGCGCCGGCGAGATCGTGCTCAACTGCATGGACAACGACGGCGTGCGCCGCGGTTACGACATCGCGCAGTTGCGCCAGGCGCGCGCGTTGTGCGAGGTGCCGCTGGTCGCCTCGGGCGGGGCGGGCGAGACCGCGCATTTCATCGATGCGTTTGTCCAGGCCGACGTCGACGGCACCCTGGCCGCCAGTGTGTTCCACAGCGGCCGTATCGCGATTCCCGAGCTCAAGCGCGAGCTGCGCACGGCTGGCGTGGCGGTGCGCGATGTCTGA
- the hisA gene encoding 1-(5-phosphoribosyl)-5-[(5-phosphoribosylamino)methylideneamino]imidazole-4-carboxamide isomerase — translation MSGFTVYPAIDIRDGRVVRLAQGDYARETRYGDDPLAQIQAYADAGATWLHLVDLDAARAGGFTLAPLLARIRQTTGLQVQTGGGVRSADDVARILEAGAARVVVGSLAVRDADAVTGWIARFGAERITVALDTRQDADGVWRLPVHGWTETAEVTLDTLAVHYAQAGLRHLLSTDIARDGMLSGPNSALYAHLRALAPALQVQASGGVRALDDIAAARAQGCAGIVLGRALLEGRFALRNALAC, via the coding sequence ATGAGCGGTTTCACTGTCTATCCCGCCATCGACATCCGCGACGGCCGCGTGGTCCGGCTGGCGCAGGGCGACTACGCACGGGAGACGCGTTACGGCGACGATCCGTTGGCCCAGATCCAGGCCTACGCCGACGCGGGCGCGACCTGGCTGCACCTGGTCGACCTCGACGCCGCACGCGCAGGTGGCTTCACGCTCGCGCCGTTGCTGGCGCGCATCCGGCAGACCACCGGCCTGCAGGTCCAGACCGGCGGTGGTGTGCGCAGTGCTGACGACGTCGCGCGCATCCTCGAGGCCGGCGCCGCTCGCGTGGTCGTCGGGTCGCTCGCGGTGCGCGATGCCGATGCGGTGACCGGCTGGATCGCGCGCTTCGGCGCCGAGCGCATCACCGTCGCGCTCGACACACGGCAGGACGCCGACGGCGTCTGGCGCCTGCCGGTGCACGGCTGGACCGAGACCGCCGAGGTCACGCTCGACACGCTCGCGGTGCACTACGCACAGGCCGGGCTGCGCCATCTGTTGAGCACCGACATCGCCCGCGACGGCATGCTGTCCGGTCCCAACAGCGCGCTGTACGCGCACCTGCGCGCGCTGGCGCCGGCGTTGCAGGTGCAGGCCTCAGGGGGCGTGCGCGCCCTGGACGACATCGCCGCGGCGCGTGCGCAGGGCTGCGCCGGCATCGTGCTCGGTCGCGCACTGCTGGAAGGTCGCTTCGCACTGCGGAACGCACTGGCATGCTGA